One window from the genome of Poecilia reticulata strain Guanapo linkage group LG9, Guppy_female_1.0+MT, whole genome shotgun sequence encodes:
- the LOC103469915 gene encoding UDP-glucuronosyltransferase 2A2-like: MELRLSVCVLLLLCATRSSNGGKILVWYSEASHWLNMKPVLETLVDRGHQVTVLVPSTSLFMNSSESSCFQYEPFDVDISVKDLEKIFEDIIHFSMYEMDFMSPYEIYTHFLDLIRKNMKFSLKFLDGIVKSETIMKKLKEGNYDLLFADAIYTGSDLAADILGIPLVLSLRFTVAHNAERMCGQLPAPPSFVPAAMSKLTDKMDFSERLYNVLFYALQDIVINQFMLKDIDKYYSEVKGTPTSACELMGNADIWLMRTYWDFDFPRPLLPNFKFVGGIHCKPAKPLPKEMEKFVQSSGDAGIVVFSLGSMIKNVSTEKANMIAAALAQLPQKVLWRYSGQKPQTLGSNTRIYDWIPQNDLLGHPKTKAFITHGGTNGIYEAIYHAVPMVGIPMFADQPDNMVHMEAKGAAASVKFNFMTTESLREAVNKVINDKSYKENAMQLSRIHHDRPMSPRDEAVFWIEFTMRNKGAKHLRVQAHELTWYQYHSLDVLAFXLIIDLLLIFILFKSCSFCFKRCCGRKQPKRKVE; encoded by the exons ATGGAGCTGCGTCTCTCCGTCTGCGTCCTGCTCCTGCTTTGTGCAACCAGAAGCTCAAATGGAGGGAAGATTTTGGTGTGGTACAGTGAGGCCAGCCACTGGCTCAACATGAAGCCCGTACTGGAAACACTGGTGGACAGAGGACACCAGGTGACGGTCCTGGTCCCGAGCACATCGCTGTTCATGAACAGCAGCGAATCGTCTTGCTTCCAGTATGAACCTTTTGACGTCGACATCTCAGTAAAAGATTTAGAAAAGATTTTTGAAGACATTATCCACTTCTCTATGTATGAGATGGATTTTATGAGCCCCTACGagatttacacacattttttagatttaataaggaaaaacatgaagttttcTCTTAAATTCCTGGATGGAATTGTGAAATCAGAAACCATCATGAAGAAACTGAAGGAGGGAAACTACGACCTGCTATTTGCTGACGCAATCTACACCGGAAGTGACCTGGCTGCCGATATTTTAGGCATCCCTCTCGTCCTTTCTTTGCGCTTTACCGTGGCTCATAATGCTGAGAGGATGTGTGGTCAACTTCCTGCTCCACCGTCCTTCGTCCCCGCTGCTATGAGCAAACTCACAGACAAGATGGACTTCTCAGAGAGACTGTACAACGTCCTCTTCTATGCTCTGCAGGACATTGTAATAAACCAGTTCATGTTGAAAGATATTGACAAATATTACTCTGAAGTCAAAG GAACACCCACCAGTGCCTGTGAGTTGATGGGTAATGCGGATATCTGGTTGATGAGAACTTACTGGGATTTTGATTTTCCTCGTCCACTCCTCCCCAACTTTAAATTTGTTGGAGGGATCCATTGCAAACCAGCTAAACCTTTACCAAAG gaaatggaaaagtttgtCCAGAGCTCTGGAGATGCTGGGATTGTTGTCTTCTCTTTAGGATCGATGATCAAGAACGTATCCACAGAAAAGGCGAATATGATCGCTGCAGCGCTCGCTCAGCTTCCACAAAAG GTGCTGTGGAGATACAGTGGACAGAAACCCCAGACTCTGGGTTCCAACACCAGAATATACGACTGGATCCCACAAAACGACCTGCTGG GTCATCCTAAAACCAAAGCTTTCATCACTCACGGAGGGACAAACGGGATCTATGAGGCCATCTACCACGCCGTTCCCATGGTGGGAATCCCCATGTTTGCTGACCAGCCAGACAACATGGTGCACATGGAGGCCAAAGGAGCTGCAGCTAGTGttaaatttaactttatgacaactGAGAGCCTCAGAGAAGCCGTAAACAAGGTGATCAACGACAAATC CTACAAAGAAAATGCGATGCAACTGTCCAGAATCCACCATGACAGACCCATGAGTCCTCGGGACGAGGCCGTCTTCTGGATCGAGTTCACCATGAGAAACAAAGGAGCCAAACACCTGAGGGTTCAGGCCCACGAACTCACCTGGTACCAGTACCACAGCCTGGACGTCCTGGCCTTCYTCCTTATTATAGATCtgctcctcatcttcatcctcttcaagagctgcagcttctgtttcaAGAGATGCTGTGGGAGAAAAcagccaaaaagaaaagttgaatgA